A region from the Bacteroidales bacterium genome encodes:
- a CDS encoding ketoacyl-ACP synthase III codes for MKKINAAITGVAGFLPDYILTNEELSTMVDTTDEWIMTRIGIRERHIQKEPGKGSSDMGAEAVKLLLEKTHTSPEEVEILICPTVTPDHIFPATANIISEKAGIKNAFSFDINAACSGFIFALTVATQFVESGKYKKVIVVGAEKMSSITDYTDRTTCPLFGDAAAAVMIEPTTEDVGIVDSMLRTDGVGLTHLHMKAGGSVKPPSHETVDAKEHFVYQEGQAVFKWAVSKMADISVEMMEKHNLSSDDVAWLVPHQANLRIIDAVGNRMGLPKEKVMVNIEKYGNTTSATIPLCLWEWENRLHKGDNIILAAFGGGFTWGSIYIKWAYDTK; via the coding sequence ATGAAAAAAATTAATGCAGCAATTACCGGTGTAGCAGGATTCCTGCCCGATTATATTCTCACAAATGAAGAATTAAGTACCATGGTGGATACTACCGATGAGTGGATTATGACCCGAATCGGTATCAGAGAGAGGCATATTCAGAAAGAGCCCGGAAAAGGATCCTCTGATATGGGTGCGGAAGCTGTAAAATTGCTTTTGGAAAAAACCCATACTTCTCCTGAAGAAGTGGAAATATTAATATGCCCTACTGTTACTCCTGACCATATATTCCCAGCTACAGCCAATATCATAAGTGAAAAAGCCGGGATTAAAAATGCCTTTAGCTTTGATATTAATGCAGCCTGCTCCGGATTTATTTTCGCGCTCACCGTTGCAACCCAGTTTGTTGAAAGTGGAAAATACAAGAAGGTAATTGTAGTAGGTGCTGAGAAGATGTCATCCATTACCGATTATACTGATCGTACAACCTGCCCGCTCTTCGGAGATGCTGCAGCTGCTGTAATGATTGAACCCACTACTGAAGATGTTGGTATAGTTGATTCGATGTTGCGTACCGATGGAGTGGGACTTACACATCTACATATGAAAGCCGGAGGGAGTGTTAAACCTCCTTCACATGAAACCGTTGATGCTAAAGAGCATTTCGTTTACCAGGAAGGTCAGGCTGTTTTCAAATGGGCTGTATCCAAAATGGCGGACATCTCCGTTGAAATGATGGAAAAACACAACCTTTCTTCTGATGACGTAGCATGGCTGGTGCCTCACCAGGCTAACCTGAGAATTATAGATGCCGTTGGTAACCGTATGGGACTGCCAAAGGAAAAAGTGATGGTAAATATTGAAAAATATGGAAACACCACTTCTGCTACAATTCCACTTTGCCTCTGGGAATGGGAAAACCGCCTTCATAAAGGAGATAATATCATTCTCGCTGCCTTTGGCGGAGGATTTACCTGGGGATCGATATATATCAAATGGGCTTACGATACCAAATAA
- the plsX gene encoding phosphate acyltransferase PlsX — translation MRIGLDVMGGDFAPVATIDGAILAQKELQNSDRITLIGPGTMISDMLLERNVDPAAFDIVHAPDTIGMGEHPTKALIKKPESSIGVGFHLLKHKKIDAFSSAGNSGAMVVGSIFSINTIQGIIRPCTFAFLPQENGGVSIMIDIGTNPDAKPDMMYQFAIIGSIYSRYVLRIPNPKVALLNIGEEEEKGNINCQSTFHIMKESRDFNFTGNIEGRDLFRNRADVIVCDGYTGNIVLKTLESIYRIMDKRNLLDDYFSRFNYENYGGTPILGVNGTVVMGHGISNPIAIKNMILLSRDVYKARLVSKIKGALLEIVGEKNL, via the coding sequence ATGAGAATCGGCTTGGATGTAATGGGGGGCGATTTTGCGCCTGTAGCTACCATTGATGGAGCTATTTTAGCACAAAAAGAGCTGCAAAACTCGGATCGGATCACTTTGATCGGTCCCGGGACTATGATCAGTGATATGCTTCTGGAGCGCAATGTCGATCCGGCAGCATTTGATATTGTACATGCTCCTGATACGATTGGTATGGGAGAACACCCTACCAAAGCACTCATCAAAAAACCAGAATCAAGTATCGGGGTTGGGTTCCATCTGCTCAAACATAAAAAAATTGATGCTTTCTCCAGCGCTGGCAACAGTGGTGCAATGGTGGTCGGCTCAATTTTCAGTATCAATACAATTCAAGGCATCATCCGGCCTTGTACTTTCGCTTTCTTACCCCAGGAGAACGGGGGTGTTAGCATAATGATAGATATCGGCACCAATCCTGATGCAAAACCGGATATGATGTACCAGTTTGCTATCATTGGATCCATTTATTCGCGATATGTGCTGAGGATCCCAAACCCCAAAGTTGCCCTTCTGAATATTGGTGAAGAAGAGGAAAAGGGAAATATCAACTGCCAGTCTACATTCCATATCATGAAAGAATCCCGCGACTTCAATTTCACAGGAAATATAGAAGGCCGTGATCTCTTCAGAAACAGGGCTGATGTAATCGTTTGTGATGGTTATACAGGCAATATTGTCCTCAAAACTTTAGAATCCATTTATCGGATCATGGATAAAAGGAATCTGCTTGATGACTATTTCAGCCGTTTCAATTATGAAAATTATGGCGGTACACCTATTCTGGGTGTCAATGGGACTGTTGTGATGGGACATGGAATTTCCAACCCTATCGCTATCAAAAACATGATCTTGCTTAGCAGGGATGTTTATAAAGCAAGGTTGGTGTCGAAAATTAAAGGTGCATTATTGGAAATCGTCGGGGAAAAGAATCTTTGA
- the rpmF gene encoding 50S ribosomal protein L32, whose translation MPNPKHRFSKTRTAKRRTHYKIDAPTFVACSNCGTSVLYHRVCPECGFYRGRLAIEKNTTA comes from the coding sequence ATGCCAAATCCAAAACACAGGTTTTCTAAAACCAGAACGGCAAAACGCAGAACCCATTACAAAATAGATGCTCCTACTTTTGTAGCTTGCTCCAATTGTGGAACTTCCGTGTTATATCATCGCGTATGTCCTGAATGTGGTTTTTACAGAGGTCGCCTGGCCATCGAAAAAAATACCACTGCCTAA